ACACGCATTTTGCCCGTGGACCCAGATTGCTGCTGTTGCTGCTTGTCTTTGGGTTTGCCACTATGGCGATTTTGCTGCTGATGGCGCGGCTTGCCACCCTGGGCTTGGTGCTGCTTTGGCTGAGCATGATTTTTTTGTGGCTGCTGCTGCGTCTGCTGTGGCTGCTGCTGCGGGTTGTTGCCCCCGCCGCCACCTTTCCCGCGTCGGCGGCGACGTCTCTTGCCACCGCGTGCTTGCCCGTCATTTTGCTGTTTTGTGTCGTTCATCTTCCGGTTGACCTCACCAATTGACGTGCTCGTTGGCACCTGACTCAAGGGCCAAACTGAGCGGAACCCGGTCCGTTAGTTCCGCTGGTCCAAAGTACTGGATCGGGCCGGAATAACGGAACTCATCTCCACGCTGCCATTCTGGTCTTTGCTTTGCAAAGTATTTGAACGCAGGTCCATCAAGATTGACTAGTGTTTTTTTGATCACGGGGTGGGGGCCCTTGCCCCTCTCCTCGACAGTCATCATCGCCACAAGTGGCACGCCGCTTGGTTGCCACGCGTCTTCTCCGGCCCCTAAATTGCGCACTACTGCCATGTAGCCACTAGCGCGCACAGCGGCAAGAGCTGCAGCCGTGCGACCGAGCGAGTAGGCGTAGTTGGCGTCGAAGTTGGTGGGAGCAGCGCAGCGCCCCTCGTATCCGAGGAAGTGGTGCTGGTAGCCAAAAGTGCCGCGGAACCGCCCCTCCGCTTTTTCCTCGCGTAAGTGACTGCTCAGGAGCTCGATCAGCAGCTTTTCGGTCTCGACACGCGACAGCGCAACGTTGCCGTGGGGGTCACGGTCCATGAGCAGCTGTCTCTGGATGTCTATGGGCAGACTGGAGAACGTGTAGGAAGCATCACGCGACAACTTACGGTTCATGTACTCGCTCTGCTCGGTAAAGCCGCTGAGCGAATCGATATACTCTTTATGCGCACCGATGACGCCATTCAGCTCTACGATGAGGGCGCGCATTTCGGGGATAAACTCGATGATCCCCTCGGGTACAAGTACAACGCCGTAATTCTTGCCTTGGTCGGCTCGCGCTTTGATGACCGTGGCAATCTCTTCGACAAGAGCGCCTAGAGTTTGCTTCTTGGCCGCAACTTCCTCGGCGATGAGAGTGATGGTCGGCTGTGTTTGCAGCGCCACCTCCATCGTGATGTGGCTCGCAGCGCGTCCCATGAGGCGCACGAAGTGATAATATTTCCGCCCACTCAGCGTATCTTTGCTGATGTTCGATACGAGCTCGGCGTAGACGCGGACGGCGGAGTCGAAGCCAAAAGTGGTCTCGACAAATGAGTTCTGCAGATCTCCGTCGATAGTCTTCGGGACACCAATCACCGCCACCGGCGAGCCCACACTCTTCAGATACTCGGCGAGCAGCGCGGCATTTGTGTTGGAGTCATCGCCACCAATAATGACGAGGGCGTCAAGTGCTAGCTGCTCGAGTACGGCGCGGCAAGTGGCAAGCTTTTCCGCCGTGTCGATCTTGCTGCGGCTGGTCCCAAGTAGGTCGAAGCCTCCAGCATTACGGTACAGCTCTAGGGCCTTCCGATCGAGTGTGACGGTGCGCCCGGCGAGGATACCAGCGGGGCCACCGTAGAATCCAGTGACGCGACTCCCGGGAGCTCCGGCCATCACAGCATCGACCACGCCCCAGATGACGTTATGGCCGCCGGGGGCAGGACCGCCCGATAAGACGACGCCCACGTGCAGCGGCGCACTGCTGCTTGATGTGTTACTTTCGTCGGCCCTGAAATTGATCACACCCCTGCTCAGAAGCGGGTAGGTGTGAGGAAAGAGCTGCACTAATTTCTGCGCTACCGCATCTTCCTGGTGCAACTGGCGTGTCAGATCAGCGCTGTAGGAAACGCCGATGCGACCTAGCTGCTCGAGGCAGCGCGGTAGCTTCGGCACATAGGAGGCACGGGCTTTTTGAA
This sequence is a window from Deltaproteobacteria bacterium. Protein-coding genes within it:
- a CDS encoding diphosphate--fructose-6-phosphate 1-phosphotransferase encodes the protein MTISAFQKARASYVPKLPRCLEQLGRIGVSYSADLTRQLHQEDAVAQKLVQLFPHTYPLLSRGVINFRADESNTSSSSAPLHVGVVLSGGPAPGGHNVIWGVVDAVMAGAPGSRVTGFYGGPAGILAGRTVTLDRKALELYRNAGGFDLLGTSRSKIDTAEKLATCRAVLEQLALDALVIIGGDDSNTNAALLAEYLKSVGSPVAVIGVPKTIDGDLQNSFVETTFGFDSAVRVYAELVSNISKDTLSGRKYYHFVRLMGRAASHITMEVALQTQPTITLIAEEVAAKKQTLGALVEEIATVIKARADQGKNYGVVLVPEGIIEFIPEMRALIVELNGVIGAHKEYIDSLSGFTEQSEYMNRKLSRDASYTFSSLPIDIQRQLLMDRDPHGNVALSRVETEKLLIELLSSHLREEKAEGRFRGTFGYQHHFLGYEGRCAAPTNFDANYAYSLGRTAAALAAVRASGYMAVVRNLGAGEDAWQPSGVPLVAMMTVEERGKGPHPVIKKTLVNLDGPAFKYFAKQRPEWQRGDEFRYSGPIQYFGPAELTDRVPLSLALESGANEHVNW